The genomic stretch GACCCATGACGGGCGGGTGGTGGTGGGGTGAAGGAGCTGGGGAGCTTTGAGAGGTTCGCGTCGGCGGCACCCCCCTCTGCCCTGCCGGGCATCTCCCCCACAGGGGGGAGAGCGCATATGGGACACCGGTGGCGGTTCCGGGCTCCATCTTCTCCCCTTGGGGAGAAGTGCCGAGCAGACGCGAGGTGATGAGGGGGCCGTCCGGCACAGCTTGAGCGCTTCGCCCCCCTCATCCGGCCCTGCGGGCCACCTTCTCCCCGCTGGGGAAAAGAGGGAGCCCGCTTCGTGCGCCGCTCAAAATCCATGTGCAATTGCCCTGCCCACAAGGGGGAAGATCGGGCTGCCGACTGCCCAAATCGCTGAGCCACATGGCTGGCTGGCTGGCTGACATGAAGCCCTACAGTCAAGATCAAGCGGCAATTCCGGCCTCCACTTGATAATCTGCGCAAACTACGTATTTTGTGCATTATCAGAGAGGGTCGCTAAGATGTCGCAGGCGCATAGAGTTTCCGCCAGTACCTTCGCGAGGCAGTTCGGCAGAATACGTGAAGAGGTCTATCGCCACGGCATGATTGAGGTCACGTCGCATGACCGCGTTGTAGGTGCCTATATCAGCCCACAGGAACTGGAGCATTTCAACAGGCTGAAGCGCGAGGAAGTTCGGGTTCTCGATGCAAGCGAGATTGACGATGAACTGCTGGCCGAGATCGAGAACGCCGAATATGGCGTGATCTCCAGGTGAAACTACCGGAGCCGGTTCCGGGCCTCGTGATCCGTTTTGGCTATACCTAGCAAGCTGCATAGCTACGCGAGAGATGGTGCCACCGGAGCGCACAGTGACGCCCGAGTGAGAGAGTACCCATTCCGGGTACAATCATACCCAAAATGGGTAAATATTGCCCCGAAACCTAAATCCCCGTCTGCCAGATCAATCCGGCTGAGAGAGCCTCGCCCAGATTGCCGCGAAACGCGGACTGTGCGGCCTGCCCGTTCCCCACCTACCCAACCACGCATCTCACACGAAGGAGATCCTCATGCCAATGCAGGGAGAGGCCGTGCTCAAGGCTGCGCGGGGATGGATCGGCACGCCCTATCGGCATCAGGGGTCGGTGAAGGGGGTGGGCTGCGATTGTCTGGGGCTGGTGCGCGGGATCTGGCGGGAGCTTTATGGCGCCGAGCCGGAAGTGGTGCCGGCCTATGCGGCGGATTGGGGGGAGCGGTCGGGGGAGGAGCGCTTGCTGGAGGCGGCGCGGCGGCATTTTGTGCCGGTGGTGGACTCTGGAGGGGCAGGGGCTGACCGAACTCTCCATCATCATGCCGGACTTTCCACAGCGCAGCCGGGGGATCTTCTGCTGTTTCGCTTTCATCCGAAGCGGGCGGCCAAGCATGCCGGCATCTATGTCGATCCAGACCATTTCATTCATGCCTATGAACAGGCTGCGGTGGTGATCTCGCCGCTGGTGCCGTCCTGGCGACGCCGGGTGGCGGCGGTCTTTCGGTTTCCGGAGAACTGACCATGGCAACCATTCTCCTGCAGGCGGCGGGCGCGGCCCTCGGTTCGGTCTTCGGGCCGGTTGGTGCGATGATCGGGCGAGCGGCAGGCGCGCTGGCCGGCAGTGCCATCGACCGGGCGCTGATCGGCGGCAGCACGGTCGAGGGGGCAAGGCTATCCTCGGCGCGGCTTGGCGGGGCTGCCGAGGGAACGGCGATCCCGAGGCTCTATGGCACCGCAAGGCTGGGCGGCACGCTGATCTGGGCCACCCGTTTCGAGGAACAGGTGACGACCGAGCGGCAGGGCGGCAAGGCGAACGGCAATCGGGTGCGCAGCTACCAGTATTTCGCCAATCTGGCGCTGGCGCTCTGCGAAGGTCCGATTACGGGTGTGCGCCGGGTCTGGGCCGACGGGCGCGAGCTGGACCTGACCGAGATCGAGATGCGGGTCTATACCGGCACTCGTGACCAGCAGCCCGATCCGCTGATAGCGGCACGCCAGGGGGCGGGCAATGCGCCGGCCTATCGCGGCATCGCCTATGTCGTCTTCGAGCGCCTGCCGCTTGATGATTTCGGCAATCGCATTCCGCTGTTGCAGTTCGAGGTGATCCGCTCGGTTGGACGGCTGGAGCCGATGATCCGGGCGGTGACGATCATTCCGGGTGCCACCGAACATGGCTATGCGGTGACGCAGGTTTCCGAAAGCCTTGGCGAAGGACAGGCCCGCATCCTCAATCGCAACACGCTGACGGCCTCGACCGACTGGCAGGCCTCGCTCGATGAATTGCAGGCGCTTTGCCCCAACCTCAAGGATGTGGCGCTGGTCGTTTCCTGGTTCGGCACGGATCTGCGCGCCGGTGATTGCCGGATACTGCCGGGGGTGGAGGCTGAAAGCCGCGAAGGTGAGAGCAGGCCCTGGTCGGTCGCCGGCCTCGGGCGGGCGCAGGCGCATTTCATCAGCCGGATCAATGGCAGCCCGGCCTATGGCGGGACGCCGAGCGATGCAAGCGTGATCGAGGCGATCCGCGACATCCGGGCGCGCGGTCTCAAAGTGACCCTCTATCCCTTCATCATGATGGATATTCCTGCGCAGAACGGGCTGCCCGATCCCTATGGCGGCGCCGAGCAGGCGGTCTATCCCTGGCGGGGACGGATCACCTGTTATCCGCCGACAGCCGACAGGACGGCGCAGGCACGCGCACAGGTGGATCACTTCGCAACGCGGGCCGAGGGCTATCGCCGGCTGGTGCTGCATTATGCAGGCCTTGCCGAACAGGCGGGCGGTGTCGATGCCTTTCTGATCGGCTCGGAGCTGCGCGGGCTGACCACGATCAGGGATCAGGACGACCGCTTTCCGTTTGTGGAGCATCTGGTGACGCTTGCAGGCGAAGTCCGCGCGATCCTGAGGCCGACGACGGGCGTGACCTATGCCGCCGACTGGAGCGAATATTTCGGCCATCATCCGACGGATGGATCGGGCGATGTCTTCTTCCATCTCGATCCGCTCTGGGCGCATCCGGCGATCACGGCTGTTGGCATCGACAATTACCTGCCGTTGTCGGATTGGCGCGACGCGGATCTTGAGGCGGAAAATCCGGATGGATTTGAGACGCCCGACGATGCCGCTGCCATGGCCCGGATGATTGTAGGTGGCGAACGCCATGACTGGTATTATGCCAGCGACGAGGACCGCCGCGAGAGGCGGCGTACACCGATCACCGACGGGGCCTATGGCAAGCCCTGGGTCTACCGCGCGAAGGATCTGGAAGGCTGGTGGCAGAACCGCCACTTCAACCGGCGGGGTGGGATCGAACAGGCGGAGCCGACCGGCTGGCTGCCGCAGATGAAACCCTTCTGGTTTACGGAGCTCGGATGCCCGGCGGTGGACCGGGGTGCCAACCAGCCGAATGTCTTCATCGATCCGAAATCAGCCGAAAGCGCCAAACCCCATTTCTCGACAGGCGCACGCAGCGACAGTCAGCAGCGGCGGTTTCTCGAGGCGCATCTGGGGCACTGGACCCGGGCGGACGCTCCACCGGGCATGGTCGACCCCGACCATGTCTATCTCTGGACCTGGGATGCAAGACCGCAGCCGGCCTTTCCCGAGGCCATATCCATCTGGTCGGATGGCGAGAACTGGCGGCGGGGACACTGGCTGAACGGACGGCTGGGGACAGCAACACTTGCCGATACGATTGCGGCAATCCTTGCTGATCACGGCTTTCATGATTTCGATGTGTCTGCCGTGAGTGGCGACCTCGGCGGCTATGTGAAGGGTGATTTCGGCGCGGCGCGGGCGCTGCTGGAACCCCTCATCGACATCTTCTGCCTCGATGTGATCGAGGCGGACGGGCGCTTGCGCTTTCGCAGCCGCAATGCCGCAAGCCTGCCGGCAAGGCGGATCGAGGTACTGGCCGATCTCGCCGACAGGCCGCTCTGGCGCGAGACGCGGGGGCATGACAGCGATTTTGCCGCTGAAAGCATGCTGACATTCATCGATCAGGCGGGCGATTATGCCGAGACCAGCGTGCGCTCGCAGCGGCTGGAGGCGGCAACGCAGCGCGGCCTTGCCCGCAGCCTGCCGACGGTGATGGCGGAACAGGCGGCGCTCGCCGCTGCCGAAACCTGGCTGCGCGACCACCGGCTGTCGCGCCGGCGGCTGGAACTGGCGCTCGGCCCCCATGCGCTGGAGGTCGAGCCGGGCGATGTGCTGAGGTTCGCCGAAGGGCCGGAGGGGCGCTTTCTGGTAACCGAGGTGGAGGACGGGCTGACGCGGCGCCTGACATTGCGCGCCTTTGCCGGACGCAGCGCCCAGGCCGTGGAGGCGGCAAGTCCCGACCGGGATGTCGGCGAGCGGGCGTCCAGCCTGTTTGCGCCTCTGGTGGTGTTTCTCGACCTGCCAAGGCTGGAAGGTGGTGCGGGCGGAGCCTCGGTTGGGGCCTTTGCAAGACCCTGGCGGCGGGTGGCGGTCTCGTCGTCGCCAGAGCAGGAAGGCTATCGGCTGCGCGGTGTGATCGAAAGGCCGGCGACGATCGGGCGCCTGATGGGTGATCTTCAGGCGGGGCCGAGCGGGCGTTTCGACTGGCGCAATCAGCCGGTGGTCGATCTGGTGTCGGGCGAACTGGCGTCAGCGAGCCGGCTTGCGGTGCTGAACGGCGAAAACCGTATGGCGGTCGAGACGGTGACCGGGGCCTGCGAGGTCATCGGTTTTCTGGAGGCTGAGGAGATCACGCCGGGGCGCTTTCGGCTCCGTGGCCTACTGCGCGGGCTTTCGGGCACCGAATGGGCGATGGACAACGGCGCTGTTGCCGGTGCGCGCGTGGTGCTGCTCGATCAGGCGCTGATGCCGCTCGGCCTGTCACTTGAGGAGGCAGGCCTGCCGCAGAATTTCATTCTGGAGCCGGTGGGAAGTGCCGGTGCTCTGGCCGGTCCCTTTACCTTTGCCGGCGGGCTGAGCGCCGAGACGCCGCTGACGCCGTTGCATCTCCGGGCGGTTCGGCAGGCCGACGGCGCCGTCGAGATCCGCTGGAAAAGACGCGGGCGTATCGATGCCGATGGCTGGCAGGCAAGCGAGATCCCGCTGGATGAAGCGGCGGAGGCCTATCGTCTCGAAGTCTTCGACGGTGGGGCCTTGAAGCGCAGCGTGACGACCGGGGTGAGTCGCTGGCGCTATGGCACCGCCGAAGAAGAGGCCGATTTTGGCGCACGCCAATCCCGGCTGTTCCTGAGCGTCCGGCAGATCGGGCGCCTGGCAACCAGCCCTGCGCGGATGACGCAGGTGCCGGTCGTTTAAATCATGCATGAAAATCAATGGAAAAAGGGAGATGATCATGTTCGACACAAAGCCATGGTATCAGTCGAAAACCGTCTGGGGCGCGCTGATCGCGATTGCCGCACCCTTGGCAGACATGGCCGGATTGACAGTGGATGAGGCCATGAAAGGCGAACTTGCCGATCACCTGGTGTCGATTGCCGGCGCATTTGGTGGTATGATAGCGCTCTATGGACGCGTGGTGGCGACCCGACCGATCCGTTGATCCCGATCGAAGACGGGGAAGCCAGTCGGGTATATTTGGGATAACGCAAGCGTGTCTTTCTGCACGGGCATTCATTTGCCATTCAGAAGGCATAGGGTAGAACAACGACACTAGGGCAGGCGTCATCAAGAAGTAAAAAGCAATGGCATCTTACAAGATCATCACAGCACTGGCATTCGCATTGGCGCTATCCGCCATGGCGGATAGCCGCGCGGACGGCCTGCCAGCATCAATGATGCTGGCTCAGTCAAGCGGCCTCGACTGTAACGCCATTGCCCGGCAGGTTGCAGCGGAGGAGGGCGGAGATCTGCTCTCCGTTGACGAATCAGGCGGTCAATGCGTTGTGACCGTGCTGGTGCCCGCAAGCGGTGGCGAGCGTCCACGCAAGGTCACACGGCGGGTGTCCGGCTGACACAATTCGGGCCTACGGGCCATTTATGGCAGAAATTTGGGGGACAGCCTTCATGCGCATTCTGGTGGTCGAGGACGACGTCAATCTCAATCGGCAACTGGTCGAAGCTCTGCAAGAGGCTGGATATGTCGTCGACAAGGCCTTTGACGGCGAAGAGGGCCATTTCCTCGGCGATACCGAGCCCTATGACGCGGTGATCCTCGATATCGGCCTGCCGGAGATGGATGGCATCACCGTTCTGGAAAAATGGCGTGCCAATGCCCGCGTCATGCCGGTCCTGATCCTGACGGCGCGCGACCGTTGGTCCGACAAGGTGGCGGGTATCGATGCCGGTGCGGACGATTATGTGACCAAGCCGTTCCATGTCGAGGAAGTGCTGGCCCGCATCCGGGCGCTGATCCGGCGGGCTGCCGGGCATGCCTCGTCGGAAATCGTCTGTGGGCCTGTGCTGCTGGACACCAAAAGCTCGAAGGCCACCGTCAACGGCACGGCGCTGAAGCTGACTTCCCACGAATATCGGCTATTGAGCTATCTCATGCATCATATGGGCGAGGTGGTATCGCGCACCGAGCTGGTGGAACATCTCTACGATCAGGATTTCGACCGGGACAGCAACACGATCGAAGTCTTTGTCGGTCGCCTGCGCAAAAAGATCGGCGTCGACATGATCGAAACCGTGCGCGGCCTTGGCTACCGAATCCAAGCGCCGGCTGATGCGCGTTAAGTCGCTCACCCTTCGCGTTCTGCTTCTGGCAACCGTCTGGTCGACAGTTGCCCTTTTGACGATTGCTCTCGCAATTTCAGCACTTTACCGCCAAAGTGTGGAGCGCGGCTTTAACAGCCTGCTGCGCGCCCAGCTCTACAACGTCGTCAATTCCGTTTCGATCGATGACGATGCCGGTCTGATCGGTAGCCCGTCGCTTGGCGACCTGCGCTTTTCCCAGCCGCTGACCGGTTGGTACTGGCTGGTCGAGCCGCTTGGCAATTTTTCGGCGGCCCCGCTTGCCTCCACATCGCTTGGCACCAACAATCTCGACGTGCCGGCGCTGGTGCAGCAGCCCTTCGACCAGAATTACGAGCGCTTCTACGAGGCGACGGATACGGCCGGAAATCGGATCCGCATTGTTGAGACGGAAATCGTGCTGGATGAAGAGGGACGGGCGGCCCGCTTTCGAGTTTCCGGCAATCTGGAAGTGGTTGAGGAGGAAATCTCCTTCTTCACGACGCGGCTCAATCTGGCGCTGCTGGTTGTCGGGGTGGGGGGGCTGATGATCAACGGCCTCGCCATCATCTACGGATTGAAGCCGCTCGACCGCGCGCGCCGCGGACTGGAACGCATCCGCCGGGGTGAGGCCGAGCGCATCGAGGGCGATTTTCCAAGCGAGATTCAACCCTTGGCCAACGAGATCAATGCGCTGATCGAAAGCAATCGCCGCCTCGTTGAACGGGCGCGCATGCAGGTCGGCAATCTGGCCCATTCGCTGAAGACGCCGATCGCGGTCCTTCTCAACGAGGCCCGCACGCTGGGCAAGACGCAAGGCGAGGTGGTGACCAGCCAGGCGCAGGCCATGCAGGCGCAGGTGACCTCCTATCTCAACCGCGCCCGCATTGCCGCCCAGCGCGACAGTGTTCTGGCGCGTGCCGACCTCTTGCCGGTTCTCGAACGCCTCACCCGGGTGATGCGCAAGCTCAACACCGAGACAGAATTCGTCCTTGATGTGAGCCCAGATCTGGTCCTTGCGATGGAACAACAGGACATTGAAGAAGTTGTCGGTAACCTGCTGGAGAATGCGGCCCGTTTTGCCAGGACGAGGGTCGTGACCCGCGCTGCCTATACCCAGCCGCCCGATCCGAGCCAGGAAGGACGCAAGGGCTGGGTCGAGGTTTTGGTCGAGGATGACGGGCCGGGACTGGCGCCCGACGAAATCGGCGAAGCGCTGAAACGGGGCCGCAGACTGGACGAAAGCAAGCCCGGGACAGGCCTGGGTCTTTCGATCGTCAAGGAGATTGCCGTCGAGTATCAGGGCAGTTTCGAGCTATCGCGCGCGGAACTTGGTGGTTTGCGGGCTCGACTGGTTCTCCCGGCTGTGACAAAAGACACGGCGTGATCACTTCAGCCTCTGGAAAACGCTTTTGCCATAAAACCGCCATGGCAAGGGCGGAGCGAGAAACGAGATGCAAGCTTATGACACGATGTTTTTGGGGAAATTCGGCTGAGATGGTGCAGGGATCTGACATGAAGAGCGCTTCCATGGTTCGGGCCGTCGCTGCCGCCGGGCTGGCGCTCGGCCTTGCGGCCTGCAGCACCTCGGGCGGTGGTTCCTTCGGTTCGGGCGCACGCTCCGGCTCAAGCATCTACATCGCGGCCCTTCAGGGCGGCATCGTTTCGCGCACCGGCGCCGAACTGTCCCGCAGCGATCTCCAACGAGCGCTTGAGGCGGAATACAGGGCGCTGGAGGCGGCCCCGGGTGGCCAGCCGATTAGCTGGCAGCGCGGCGATGTGCGCGGTGAGGTGGTGGCGGCGGCTCCCTACCAGGTCGGCCAGCAGAATTGCCGCCAATTGACCCACAAGGTGTTCAGTGACGGGCGCGAGGTCTTGGCGCGCGGCGCAGCCTGCCGCAACCCGAGCGGCACCTGGACGCCCTTGACTTAGGTCAAGGATCGCGCCACCCCATAAGCCTATTCCGGTTTTGCGGCCAAACGTCTCAACTTTGCGTCATTGGTCGTTAAACGGTTGGAATGCAACGCTCCTTGAAGTAATTGGGCTTATGTTGTTCTGGATCATCTCTGCTTTTCTGACGGTTGCCGTCGCCGTGTCGCTCTTGCTCCCTTTGTTGAAGGGATCAGGGCGTATCCGTCTGGAAGCCGAGGGCGAGGCCGCGGTCTATCGCGACCAGCTCAAGGAGCTTGAGCGCGACAAGGGACTGGGCCTGATTTCCGACGAAGACGCTGCCTATGCGCGGGCCGAGATTGGCCGGCGGCTTCTGGCCATTTCTCCGGGCGAGGGGCAAGACGCTCCGGTCGGACCGGGGGTGGCAAGGAAGACACGCAACTCCCTGGCGCAGGCCTTCGTGATCCTCTGTCTTCCCGCCATAGGCCTTTCGCTTTATCTGGCGGAAGGCAATCCGGGGATGCCGGACCAGCCGCTCAGCGCCCGGCTTGCAAACCCTGGCGGCAATATCGAGCTGATGGTGGCCCAGGTGGAGCGTCACCTCGCATCCAATCCCGATGACGGCGCCGGTTGGGACGTGCTCGGGCCGATCTATGTGCAGATGAACCGGTTGCAGGACGCCGAACAGGCGTTCCGCAATGCCATCCGCATTCTGGGTCCCACGGCTGACCGGATGAGTGCGCTTGGTGAAACGATCATGGCGCGCAATGATGGCATTGTCACCGAAGATGCCCGGATGGCATTTCAGGCGGCGCTGAAGATCGAGCCGAACAATCCGCGCGCCGATTTCTATCTTGCTCTGGCGCTGGAGCAGTCCGGTCGCAGGGACGAAGCCCTGGCCGCCTTCCAGGCAATCGCCGCAGCCTCGCCGCCCGAGGCGCCCTGGATGCCGCTTGTCAATCAGCATATCGCGACCAATGGCGGACAGGTTGCCCAGGCGACGGCGCCGAACGTGACCGCTGCCGCTCCGGCGGCACCGACTGCGTCGGCGGCTCCGGGCAATCCCTCCGCCGAGGATATTGCCGCAGCGCAGTCCATGGCGGACGAGGACCGCAATGCGATGATCCGTGGCATGGTCGACAGCCTCGATCAGCGGCTGAAGGATGATCCCAACAATTTCGAAGGCTGGATGAGGCTGGTGCGCTCCTATGCGATGCTGCGCGAGCCGGATCGGGCCACGGATGCACTCAAGGCAGGCTTGCAGGCCTTTCCGGCGTCCGGTGCCGAGGGCCAGCAACTGATTGCGCTTGCCCGTGACCTGGGCCTGAATGTCGAGGAGGCTTTGCAATGACCCGCAAGCAGAAGCGGCTGACCGTGATCGCCGGTGGCATGGGATTCCTGATCACCGCCGTGCTTCTGGTGATGTTCGCCTTTGGTCAGTCGATCGCCTATTTCTACATGCCGTCGGACATCGTCGAAAAGGGTGTCGGCCCCGATACACGCATCCGCCTGGGTGGGCTGGTCGGTGACGGCACCGTGGTGCGCGGTGAAGGCTCGACCGTGCGCTTTGCCGTGACCGACGGGGCAGAAACCATCAACGTGACCTATACGGGCATTCTTCCGGACCTCTTCCGCGAGGGGCAGGGCGTGGTCACGGAAGGTAAATTCGACGCGGGCGCCCAGTTGTTTGTTGCCGATACCGTGCTGGCCAAGCATGATGAGAACTACATGCCGAAGGAAGTCGCAGACCGTTTGAAGGAAGACGGGCTGTGGCAGCATGGGGAGGCAATGCAATGATCATTGAACTCGGGCATTACGCTCTGGTCCTGTCGCTCGCGACCGCCATCATCGTGTCGATCCTGCCGATGATCGGAGCCTGGCGCGGCGATAGCGCCATGATGACTGTCGGCACCACCGGCACCTATGCCCTGTTCGGTCTGACGCTGCTGTCCTTCGCCGCCTTGACCTGGGGCTATGTGGTTTCCGATTTCTCGGTTCAGAACGTCTACGAAAACTCGCATTCGCTGAAACCGATGCTCTACAAGATCACCGGTGTCTGGGGCAATCACGAAGGTTCGATGCTGCTCTGGGTGCTGATCCTTGCGCTGTTTTCGGCGCTGGTGGCCTATTTCGGCACCAATCTGCCGGACCGTCTCAAGGCAAATGTGCTGGCTGTCCAGGCCTGGATTTCGACGGCGTTTACCCTTTTCATCCTGCTGACTTCCAACCCGTTCAACCGCCTGTTTCCGGTACCTGCCGAAGGGCGGGATCTCAATCCGGTTCTGCAGGATATCGGCCTCGCCATCCATCCGCCGCTGCTCTATCTCGGCTATGTGGGCTTTTCCGTCTGTTTCTCCTTTGCCATTGCCGCGCTGATCGATGGTCGCATCGATGCGGCCTGGGCGCGCTGGGTCCGTCCCTGGACGCTTGCCGCCTGGGTCTTCCTGACCGCTGGCATCTCCATGGGGTCCTACTGGGCCTATTACGAACTCGGCTGGGGCGGCTGGTGGTTTTGGGATCCGGTCGAAAACGCCTCCTTCATGCCCTGGCTGCTCGGCACCGCCATGCTGCATTCGGCACTGGTGATGGAAAAGCGCGATGCGCTGAAGATCTGGACGGTGCTGCTTGCGATCGTCACGTTCTCGCTGTCGCTGCTCGGTACCTTCCTCGTGCGCTCCGGTGTCCTGACATCGGTCCATGCCTTTGCCACCGACCCGACGCGCGGCGTTTTCATCCTGGCGATCCTGATCTTCTTCGTCGGCGGTGCCCTGACCTTGTTTGCCCTGCGCGCGCCGATCCTGAAGGCGGGCGGGCTGTTCCAGCCGATCTCGCGCGAAGGGGCGCTGGTTCTGAACAACCTGATCCTGACCGTCTCGACGGCATCCGTGCTGATCGGCACGCTTTATCCGCTGATCCTTGAAAGCATCACCAACGAGAAGATTTCGGTCGGTCCGCCCTTCTTCAACATCACCTTCGGGCTGCTGATGCTGCCGCTCTTGCTGGCTTTGCCTTTCGGCCCCTTCCTCGCATGGAAGCGTGGCGATCTGCTGGGGGCGATGCAACGGCTTTACATGGCCGCCAGCCTGTCGCTCGTCCTGGGGCTGGCCTTCTACTACTTCGAAAACGGCGGACCAGTGCTGGTCGTGCCGGTGCTGGCGCTGGCCTTCTTCCTAATGTTCGGGGCTCTGGCCGATCTCTGGTACCGCGCAGGCGTTGGCAAGCAGACGGCAGCGATCGCCTGGGCGCGCTTCAAGGGCCTGCCACGCTCGGCTTTCGGAACGGCGCTGGCCCATTTCGGCATGGGTGTGACCGTTCTCGGCGTCGTCGTCGT from Peteryoungia desertarenae encodes the following:
- a CDS encoding NlpC/P60 family protein; this encodes MPMQGEAVLKAARGWIGTPYRHQGSVKGVGCDCLGLVRGIWRELYGAEPEVVPAYAADWGERSGEERLLEAARRHFVPVVDSGGAGADRTLHHHAGLSTAQPGDLLLFRFHPKRAAKHAGIYVDPDHFIHAYEQAAVVISPLVPSWRRRVAAVFRFPEN
- a CDS encoding baseplate multidomain protein megatron, which codes for MATILLQAAGAALGSVFGPVGAMIGRAAGALAGSAIDRALIGGSTVEGARLSSARLGGAAEGTAIPRLYGTARLGGTLIWATRFEEQVTTERQGGKANGNRVRSYQYFANLALALCEGPITGVRRVWADGRELDLTEIEMRVYTGTRDQQPDPLIAARQGAGNAPAYRGIAYVVFERLPLDDFGNRIPLLQFEVIRSVGRLEPMIRAVTIIPGATEHGYAVTQVSESLGEGQARILNRNTLTASTDWQASLDELQALCPNLKDVALVVSWFGTDLRAGDCRILPGVEAESREGESRPWSVAGLGRAQAHFISRINGSPAYGGTPSDASVIEAIRDIRARGLKVTLYPFIMMDIPAQNGLPDPYGGAEQAVYPWRGRITCYPPTADRTAQARAQVDHFATRAEGYRRLVLHYAGLAEQAGGVDAFLIGSELRGLTTIRDQDDRFPFVEHLVTLAGEVRAILRPTTGVTYAADWSEYFGHHPTDGSGDVFFHLDPLWAHPAITAVGIDNYLPLSDWRDADLEAENPDGFETPDDAAAMARMIVGGERHDWYYASDEDRRERRRTPITDGAYGKPWVYRAKDLEGWWQNRHFNRRGGIEQAEPTGWLPQMKPFWFTELGCPAVDRGANQPNVFIDPKSAESAKPHFSTGARSDSQQRRFLEAHLGHWTRADAPPGMVDPDHVYLWTWDARPQPAFPEAISIWSDGENWRRGHWLNGRLGTATLADTIAAILADHGFHDFDVSAVSGDLGGYVKGDFGAARALLEPLIDIFCLDVIEADGRLRFRSRNAASLPARRIEVLADLADRPLWRETRGHDSDFAAESMLTFIDQAGDYAETSVRSQRLEAATQRGLARSLPTVMAEQAALAAAETWLRDHRLSRRRLELALGPHALEVEPGDVLRFAEGPEGRFLVTEVEDGLTRRLTLRAFAGRSAQAVEAASPDRDVGERASSLFAPLVVFLDLPRLEGGAGGASVGAFARPWRRVAVSSSPEQEGYRLRGVIERPATIGRLMGDLQAGPSGRFDWRNQPVVDLVSGELASASRLAVLNGENRMAVETVTGACEVIGFLEAEEITPGRFRLRGLLRGLSGTEWAMDNGAVAGARVVLLDQALMPLGLSLEEAGLPQNFILEPVGSAGALAGPFTFAGGLSAETPLTPLHLRAVRQADGAVEIRWKRRGRIDADGWQASEIPLDEAAEAYRLEVFDGGALKRSVTTGVSRWRYGTAEEEADFGARQSRLFLSVRQIGRLATSPARMTQVPVV
- a CDS encoding response regulator transcription factor — protein: MRILVVEDDVNLNRQLVEALQEAGYVVDKAFDGEEGHFLGDTEPYDAVILDIGLPEMDGITVLEKWRANARVMPVLILTARDRWSDKVAGIDAGADDYVTKPFHVEEVLARIRALIRRAAGHASSEIVCGPVLLDTKSSKATVNGTALKLTSHEYRLLSYLMHHMGEVVSRTELVEHLYDQDFDRDSNTIEVFVGRLRKKIGVDMIETVRGLGYRIQAPADAR
- a CDS encoding sensor histidine kinase, whose product is MRVKSLTLRVLLLATVWSTVALLTIALAISALYRQSVERGFNSLLRAQLYNVVNSVSIDDDAGLIGSPSLGDLRFSQPLTGWYWLVEPLGNFSAAPLASTSLGTNNLDVPALVQQPFDQNYERFYEATDTAGNRIRIVETEIVLDEEGRAARFRVSGNLEVVEEEISFFTTRLNLALLVVGVGGLMINGLAIIYGLKPLDRARRGLERIRRGEAERIEGDFPSEIQPLANEINALIESNRRLVERARMQVGNLAHSLKTPIAVLLNEARTLGKTQGEVVTSQAQAMQAQVTSYLNRARIAAQRDSVLARADLLPVLERLTRVMRKLNTETEFVLDVSPDLVLAMEQQDIEEVVGNLLENAARFARTRVVTRAAYTQPPDPSQEGRKGWVEVLVEDDGPGLAPDEIGEALKRGRRLDESKPGTGLGLSIVKEIAVEYQGSFELSRAELGGLRARLVLPAVTKDTA
- the ccmI gene encoding c-type cytochrome biogenesis protein CcmI — protein: MLFWIISAFLTVAVAVSLLLPLLKGSGRIRLEAEGEAAVYRDQLKELERDKGLGLISDEDAAYARAEIGRRLLAISPGEGQDAPVGPGVARKTRNSLAQAFVILCLPAIGLSLYLAEGNPGMPDQPLSARLANPGGNIELMVAQVERHLASNPDDGAGWDVLGPIYVQMNRLQDAEQAFRNAIRILGPTADRMSALGETIMARNDGIVTEDARMAFQAALKIEPNNPRADFYLALALEQSGRRDEALAAFQAIAAASPPEAPWMPLVNQHIATNGGQVAQATAPNVTAAAPAAPTASAAPGNPSAEDIAAAQSMADEDRNAMIRGMVDSLDQRLKDDPNNFEGWMRLVRSYAMLREPDRATDALKAGLQAFPASGAEGQQLIALARDLGLNVEEALQ
- the ccmE gene encoding cytochrome c maturation protein CcmE, translated to MTRKQKRLTVIAGGMGFLITAVLLVMFAFGQSIAYFYMPSDIVEKGVGPDTRIRLGGLVGDGTVVRGEGSTVRFAVTDGAETINVTYTGILPDLFREGQGVVTEGKFDAGAQLFVADTVLAKHDENYMPKEVADRLKEDGLWQHGEAMQ
- a CDS encoding heme lyase CcmF/NrfE family subunit; amino-acid sequence: MIIELGHYALVLSLATAIIVSILPMIGAWRGDSAMMTVGTTGTYALFGLTLLSFAALTWGYVVSDFSVQNVYENSHSLKPMLYKITGVWGNHEGSMLLWVLILALFSALVAYFGTNLPDRLKANVLAVQAWISTAFTLFILLTSNPFNRLFPVPAEGRDLNPVLQDIGLAIHPPLLYLGYVGFSVCFSFAIAALIDGRIDAAWARWVRPWTLAAWVFLTAGISMGSYWAYYELGWGGWWFWDPVENASFMPWLLGTAMLHSALVMEKRDALKIWTVLLAIVTFSLSLLGTFLVRSGVLTSVHAFATDPTRGVFILAILIFFVGGALTLFALRAPILKAGGLFQPISREGALVLNNLILTVSTASVLIGTLYPLILESITNEKISVGPPFFNITFGLLMLPLLLALPFGPFLAWKRGDLLGAMQRLYMAASLSLVLGLAFYYFENGGPVLVVPVLALAFFLMFGALADLWYRAGVGKQTAAIAWARFKGLPRSAFGTALAHFGMGVTVLGVVVVMTYETETVVEMKQGMTATAGGYELTFDGLRSATGPNFTEEQGHFTIRKDGHEVADVWSSKRLYTARGMPTTEAGIVTFGLSQLYVSLGDAMEDGGMVIRIWWKPWIICIWLGTVFMMVGGVVSLSDRRLRVGVPKRHAKSVQGVMEPAE